The Actinocatenispora sera genome has a window encoding:
- a CDS encoding SUKH-3 domain-containing protein: MTARFSRAAETALRTAGWAPGRDVSTATAEAIRRTDGRVGANGARLRSFPAAIAALNEFGGLAIVPREAGVDQVPQPFAFDPLLAPACAETLADVATVLGVPLYPLGVEGDAAALLAMDERGRVFSIDHTGEWLLGTTVDAAIETLVAGRRPSRLRDDGSLPDAAGTDELPGRPAR, encoded by the coding sequence GTGACCGCGCGGTTCAGCCGGGCCGCCGAGACGGCGCTGCGAACGGCTGGGTGGGCGCCGGGGCGAGACGTGTCCACCGCGACCGCGGAGGCGATCCGTCGCACCGACGGCCGGGTCGGGGCGAACGGCGCGCGGCTGCGCTCGTTCCCGGCCGCGATCGCGGCGTTGAACGAGTTCGGCGGCCTGGCGATCGTGCCCCGCGAGGCCGGCGTCGACCAGGTACCGCAGCCGTTCGCGTTCGATCCGCTGCTGGCGCCGGCCTGTGCCGAGACCCTCGCCGACGTGGCCACCGTCCTCGGCGTGCCGCTGTACCCGCTCGGCGTCGAAGGGGACGCGGCCGCGCTGCTGGCGATGGATGAGCGGGGCCGGGTGTTCTCGATCGACCACACCGGCGAGTGGTTGCTCGGCACGACGGTGGACGCGGCGATCGAGACGCTGGTCGCCGGTCGCCGGCCGTCCCGGTTGCGCGACGACGGAAGCTTGCCGGACGCCGCCGGCACCGACGAGCTGCCCGGTCGGCCGGCTCGCTGA
- a CDS encoding YwqJ-related putative deaminase — MFTLDEARRIAAQWVGRTRPDGTRWQPRVHEFDLGYVLWAVPADGDRREVGAGRGVMDKLTGELSWWPSLPVSRVVELFRDERAREIPAPRTWDPARQTRRDLTRSGFPEHVTHLTLADGRVQISRSMKGDGEPNLHPLVASALGAAPARYRERAGERCSEVAAFSDVLHRADTQRRADRRPAFSADEARTGLFRGAEIVTFRVCEPGDELGGRTVPPCLSCQYLLGWFGFDLAQVPR, encoded by the coding sequence GTGTTCACGCTGGACGAGGCGCGGCGGATCGCCGCCCAGTGGGTCGGCCGCACCCGGCCGGACGGCACCCGCTGGCAGCCACGGGTGCACGAGTTCGATCTCGGTTACGTGCTCTGGGCCGTCCCGGCCGACGGTGACCGGCGCGAGGTGGGCGCCGGCCGCGGCGTCATGGACAAGCTGACCGGGGAACTGTCGTGGTGGCCGTCGTTGCCGGTCTCCCGCGTCGTCGAGCTGTTTCGGGACGAACGGGCCCGGGAGATCCCCGCCCCGCGTACCTGGGATCCGGCCCGTCAGACGCGTCGTGACCTGACCCGGTCCGGCTTCCCGGAACACGTCACCCATCTGACGCTCGCCGACGGCCGGGTCCAGATCAGTCGCAGCATGAAGGGCGACGGCGAGCCGAACCTGCATCCGCTGGTGGCGTCGGCGCTGGGCGCGGCGCCGGCGCGGTACCGGGAGCGGGCCGGCGAGCGATGCTCGGAGGTCGCGGCGTTCTCCGACGTGCTGCACCGGGCGGACACCCAGCGCCGGGCGGACCGGCGTCCGGCGTTCTCCGCCGACGAGGCGCGTACCGGCCTGTTCCGTGGCGCCGAGATCGTCACCTTTCGGGTGTGCGAACCCGGCGACGAGCTCGGTGGCCGGACCGTGCCGCCGTGCCTGTCCTGCCAGTACCTGCTGGGGTGGTTCGGCTTCGACCTGGCGCAGGTGCCGCGGTGA
- a CDS encoding SUKH-3 domain-containing protein — MAGFRFAKVIDGFDDDQRPRPWAARPWIDDDGERDQLLQYLQAGAPLLPSDERTYDLFDPTNPTLRWAVPVRYLTDGVWVWSTISTYQLEHRRLAPQPAFLDHIVAQGYRCPPVPEDVRLAAREALFEYGRIEQKLRAEHAQRQYLESTPATLVRGELSNEPPTIPMNEDRFGEIDPDHPRFHPDVESALLDAGWLPGRDAAARVDPWLAEFCAQTDPTGARHELFDAARDLYREFGLLDVVPFGRGEQVGAFPIHFFPADVRVGEVSAFWHAGKLGIRTFPIGRTGDEGSILIVDEEGRLYLSHPAAEFFLGTGIEAALEVLVRGLTADLLESRLDELRSGRLPGGRRGTDD, encoded by the coding sequence GTGGCCGGATTTCGGTTCGCCAAGGTGATCGACGGGTTCGACGACGATCAGCGGCCCCGGCCGTGGGCGGCCCGCCCGTGGATCGACGACGACGGGGAACGTGACCAGCTGCTGCAGTACCTGCAGGCCGGCGCCCCGCTGCTGCCCTCCGACGAACGAACCTACGATCTGTTCGATCCCACCAACCCCACGCTGCGCTGGGCGGTCCCGGTCCGATACCTGACCGACGGCGTCTGGGTCTGGTCGACGATCTCGACCTACCAGCTCGAGCATCGCCGGCTGGCCCCGCAGCCGGCGTTCCTGGACCACATCGTCGCCCAGGGCTACCGCTGCCCGCCCGTCCCGGAGGACGTCCGGCTGGCCGCCCGGGAGGCCCTGTTCGAGTACGGCCGGATCGAGCAGAAACTCCGTGCCGAGCACGCACAGCGGCAGTACCTGGAGTCCACGCCGGCCACGCTCGTGCGCGGCGAACTGTCCAACGAGCCGCCGACCATCCCGATGAACGAGGACCGGTTCGGTGAGATCGACCCCGATCATCCCCGGTTCCACCCCGACGTCGAGTCCGCGCTGCTGGACGCGGGCTGGCTGCCCGGTCGGGACGCGGCGGCCCGGGTCGATCCGTGGCTGGCCGAGTTCTGCGCCCAGACCGATCCGACGGGCGCGCGGCACGAGCTGTTCGATGCCGCTCGGGACCTGTACCGGGAGTTCGGGCTGCTCGACGTCGTGCCGTTCGGGCGGGGTGAGCAGGTCGGCGCCTTCCCGATCCACTTCTTCCCGGCCGACGTGCGGGTCGGGGAGGTGTCGGCGTTCTGGCACGCCGGCAAGCTCGGAATCCGGACCTTCCCGATCGGGCGTACCGGCGACGAGGGCAGCATCCTCATCGTCGATGAGGAGGGCCGGCTCTACCTGAGCCACCCGGCGGCGGAGTTCTTCCTCGGCACCGGCATCGAAGCGGCGCTGGAGGTACTGGTCCGCGGCCTGACCGCGGATCTGCTGGAGAGCCGGCTGGACGAACTGCGTTCGGGCCGGCTGCCGGGCGGGAGGCGAGGCACCGATGACTGA
- a CDS encoding SMI1/KNR4 family protein: MTDDASDDLPLIPGARYAAQIRQFDQPSLRMRYREGVVINAYGFPEWDLLARAMVQLPEPNPELTIDEQRVLDVLTGNEVMVKANDPLWAFTADDYVALSPPGWVWAHVPRSRTLALVPAEVHAAFRHLGGAALLKVPRARRGVRIDDATPVPMEHTEQLADSLVDRLERRLGYPLPPAYRTFLTGTNGATPTTPGIHPDQGFVLDQPFFGVGRDDRMQDLVYVSGWFDDRLTTDFLPIGYVQGGLLAVRVAGGDVGSVWYHDDDDYRDDDRYDAEFISANLLYRCADDFDAFLHALAVAPKWLLQLLDDAVEAGQARKLDSDSMGAALPPDARPPR; the protein is encoded by the coding sequence ATGACTGACGACGCCAGCGACGATCTCCCGCTGATCCCGGGCGCCCGGTACGCGGCCCAGATCCGCCAGTTCGACCAGCCCTCGCTGCGGATGCGCTACCGCGAGGGCGTGGTGATCAACGCGTACGGGTTCCCGGAGTGGGATCTGCTGGCCCGCGCGATGGTCCAGCTTCCCGAGCCCAACCCGGAACTCACCATCGACGAGCAGCGGGTGCTCGACGTGCTCACCGGCAACGAGGTGATGGTGAAGGCGAACGACCCGCTGTGGGCGTTCACCGCCGACGACTACGTCGCCCTGAGCCCGCCCGGATGGGTGTGGGCGCACGTGCCGCGCAGCCGCACGCTGGCGTTGGTACCGGCGGAGGTGCACGCCGCGTTCCGGCACCTCGGTGGTGCCGCGCTGCTCAAGGTGCCGCGGGCGCGTCGTGGGGTGCGCATCGACGACGCCACCCCGGTGCCGATGGAGCACACCGAGCAGCTCGCCGACTCGCTCGTCGATCGGCTGGAACGGCGCCTCGGCTACCCGCTGCCCCCGGCCTACCGCACGTTCCTGACCGGTACCAACGGCGCGACGCCGACCACCCCCGGCATCCACCCCGACCAGGGGTTCGTGCTCGACCAGCCGTTCTTCGGCGTCGGTCGCGACGATCGGATGCAGGACCTGGTGTACGTCAGCGGGTGGTTCGACGACCGGCTGACCACCGACTTCCTGCCCATCGGGTACGTGCAGGGCGGGCTGCTCGCGGTCCGGGTGGCGGGCGGCGACGTCGGCTCGGTCTGGTACCACGACGACGACGACTATCGCGACGACGATCGGTACGACGCCGAGTTCATCTCGGCCAACCTGCTCTACCGGTGCGCGGACGACTTCGACGCGTTCCTGCACGCGCTCGCGGTCGCGCCGAAGTGGCTGTTGCAGCTGCTCGACGACGCGGTCGAGGCCGGACAGGCCCGGAAGCTGGATTCGGACAGCATGGGCGCCGCGCTGCCGCCCGACGCCCGACCGCCTCGCTGA